A genomic region of Fodinisporobacter ferrooxydans contains the following coding sequences:
- a CDS encoding sulfurtransferase: MHSNLVHVQWLHEHLQEENLRILDCRFVLGQPDVGEQSYRQGHIPGALYLHLERDLSAPKQIHGGRHPLPTPERFTEIMSAAGIDEHVTVVAYDDQGGAFASRLWWMLKYFGHSNVFLLDGGFSAWQNSEYPVAAEIPAMRPKSFTVRPQYDWVVNMEEVKQKLDCDDVALIDSREFKRYAGLEEHIDPVAGHIPGARNYFWKDSLNDNGYWKNAKEQRDRFQGIREDREVIVYCGSGVTACPNILALKEAGFTNVKLYPGSWSDWCSYPDNPVERE; encoded by the coding sequence CAGTGGCTGCATGAACATTTGCAGGAAGAGAATCTGCGAATTCTTGATTGCCGCTTTGTCTTGGGACAGCCGGATGTTGGTGAACAAAGCTATCGGCAAGGGCATATACCAGGTGCTCTTTATTTGCATCTGGAACGGGATCTTTCCGCACCGAAACAAATTCATGGAGGGCGGCATCCTTTGCCGACTCCGGAAAGGTTTACGGAAATCATGAGTGCAGCCGGCATTGATGAACACGTAACGGTTGTCGCATATGATGATCAAGGAGGAGCGTTTGCCAGCAGGCTTTGGTGGATGTTGAAATATTTTGGCCATTCGAACGTATTCCTGCTGGATGGCGGATTTTCAGCATGGCAAAACAGTGAATATCCGGTTGCTGCAGAGATTCCGGCCATGCGTCCAAAATCCTTTACTGTACGGCCGCAGTATGATTGGGTGGTCAACATGGAGGAAGTAAAACAAAAGCTCGATTGCGATGACGTTGCGCTTATTGATTCACGAGAATTTAAACGGTATGCGGGCTTGGAAGAACATATCGATCCGGTTGCGGGGCATATACCGGGAGCGAGAAATTATTTCTGGAAAGATAGTTTGAACGATAACGGTTATTGGAAGAATGCAAAGGAACAACGGGATCGTTTTCAGGGAATTCGGGAGGATCGGGAAGTCATCGTATATTGTGGTTCCGGTGTTACCGCTTGTCCGAATATACTTGCACTCAAGGAAGCAGGTTTTACCAATGTCAAGTTGTATCCGGGGAGTTGGAGTGATTGGTGCTCCTATCCGGACAACCCGGTTGAGCGAGAGTAG
- a CDS encoding stage VI sporulation protein F, translating to MPKKPIRKKATSTNKQSKATSVNAAAQGANQTQKQPQMNSVDVLKQNLKGVNKGGLLEMLNKVKNTNQEDWKDPETVRNMAKRFAQQLNLPVSEERLNAFMNAFTDATKNSGANGPDANVESLVKKYGKGVADDSLLKEMKKFVKPNE from the coding sequence GTGCCAAAAAAGCCGATCAGAAAAAAAGCAACATCAACAAATAAACAAAGCAAAGCAACTAGTGTGAATGCTGCCGCTCAAGGGGCCAACCAAACTCAAAAACAGCCGCAAATGAATAGTGTTGACGTACTCAAGCAAAATCTTAAAGGCGTCAATAAAGGCGGATTATTGGAAATGTTGAATAAAGTGAAAAATACGAATCAGGAGGATTGGAAAGATCCGGAGACCGTTCGCAATATGGCAAAACGTTTTGCGCAACAATTAAATTTGCCAGTCAGCGAAGAACGCTTGAACGCTTTTATGAACGCATTTACAGATGCGACGAAAAACTCGGGTGCAAACGGTCCGGATGCAAATGTGGAATCCTTGGTTAAAAAATACGGCAAAGGCGTCGCAGATGACAGTTTGCTAAAAGAAATGAAAAAGTTTGTGAAACCAAACGAATAA
- a CDS encoding DUF1811 family protein — MKRYSEMTREEIQLEMQRLREEGMKKHQSGLLSESELQVLEQKFYLAKSYLVDPKTIVIHGEYRVEGQEEDFCVDHLHGIMAWGNFVSSKEQIAIPIGRLGQMIRRSSNEQK, encoded by the coding sequence ATGAAACGATATAGTGAAATGACGCGTGAAGAGATACAACTGGAAATGCAGCGATTGCGGGAAGAGGGTATGAAAAAGCACCAGTCAGGCTTATTGTCAGAGTCTGAATTGCAAGTATTGGAGCAAAAATTTTATTTGGCAAAGTCGTATCTGGTCGATCCGAAAACCATTGTCATTCATGGCGAGTATCGTGTCGAAGGACAAGAGGAAGATTTTTGTGTCGATCATTTACACGGCATCATGGCCTGGGGAAATTTTGTTTCCTCGAAGGAACAGATAGCGATACCGATCGGCCGCTTGGGACAGATGATCCGGCGCAGCTCAAACGAACAAAAATAG
- a CDS encoding N-acetyltransferase, producing MGATFRKATIPDVEAIYQLLNYYAEKGLLLPRSKLSLYENLHAMTVIEDEGEIVGLGALHILWEDMAEIRSLAIHPKAVNQGLGKQLVVHLIAESAKLGLEKVIALTYQVPFFEKLGFEIVQKESLPHKVWKDCMNCSKFPVCDETAMVYMNQVLQPSA from the coding sequence ATGGGGGCGACATTTCGGAAAGCAACCATTCCTGATGTGGAAGCAATCTATCAATTGTTAAATTACTATGCGGAAAAAGGATTGCTTTTGCCTCGATCCAAGTTATCGCTATATGAGAATTTGCATGCCATGACAGTGATTGAAGATGAAGGAGAAATCGTTGGATTGGGTGCATTGCATATATTATGGGAAGACATGGCGGAAATACGTTCATTGGCCATTCATCCTAAAGCAGTGAATCAAGGGCTTGGAAAGCAATTGGTCGTGCACTTGATTGCAGAATCTGCAAAACTAGGTTTGGAAAAAGTCATCGCTCTTACGTATCAAGTGCCTTTTTTCGAAAAACTTGGATTTGAAATTGTTCAAAAAGAATCACTGCCTCATAAGGTTTGGAAAGATTGCATGAATTGCAGCAAGTTTCCCGTTTGTGATGAAACAGCAATGGTCTATATGAATCAAGTATTACAGCCTTCTGCATAA
- the speE gene encoding polyamine aminopropyltransferase has product MELWYTEKQTENYGITAKIAKTLHKETSEFQEIDMIETLQWGRMLVLDGMVMTTIKDEFVYHEMISHIALHTHPNPKKVLVVGGGDGGAIREIIKHPSVEKAVLAEIDGRVIEVSKQYLPEIACALGDPRVDVQVIDGIKHIHENKNTYDVILVDSTEPVGPAVGLFARDFYQGIYEALKEDGIFVAQTESPFLNGDLIRRVYQDISTIYPIARLYTASIPTYPSGLWTFTLGSKKYDPLEVDEAQLKDFETKYYSPRIHKSVFQLPKFVENLLKG; this is encoded by the coding sequence ATGGAACTGTGGTACACAGAAAAACAAACAGAAAATTATGGAATTACTGCAAAGATTGCAAAGACATTACATAAGGAAACTTCAGAATTTCAGGAAATTGACATGATTGAAACACTTCAATGGGGACGCATGCTCGTATTGGACGGCATGGTGATGACGACAATCAAAGATGAGTTCGTATATCATGAAATGATTTCCCATATTGCATTACATACACATCCCAATCCGAAAAAAGTACTGGTTGTCGGCGGCGGCGACGGTGGAGCGATTCGTGAAATCATCAAGCATCCGTCTGTTGAGAAAGCGGTCCTCGCAGAAATTGACGGACGCGTGATTGAAGTATCGAAGCAGTATTTGCCGGAAATCGCTTGCGCTTTAGGAGACCCCCGGGTGGATGTCCAAGTGATCGACGGGATCAAGCATATTCATGAAAATAAAAATACATATGACGTGATTCTTGTCGATTCTACAGAGCCTGTAGGCCCTGCAGTCGGACTTTTTGCAAGAGATTTTTATCAAGGCATCTATGAGGCATTGAAAGAAGACGGAATTTTTGTCGCACAGACGGAATCGCCATTCTTGAACGGGGATTTGATTCGCCGGGTATATCAGGATATCTCTACGATTTATCCGATTGCCCGGTTGTATACAGCGTCTATTCCGACGTATCCAAGCGGATTATGGACATTCACACTGGGGTCAAAAAAATACGATCCGTTGGAAGTGGATGAAGCGCAACTGAAGGATTTTGAAACCAAATACTATAGTCCGCGCATTCATAAATCTGTATTTCAATTGCCGAAATTTGTTGAGAATTTATTAAAGGGATGA
- a CDS encoding DUF1934 domain-containing protein, which translates to MTDTNIQEQSFKKSVKLQLHTKQIKRGEMPAYYETTTQGILYKKGTAIFVTYEETNQSGLESSKTTLKIDPLLNEVTVIRFGGTQMRYVWKRGTVSHTSYQTPFGTFDLTIKTEQLQFHFEENLQSGKLNVEYQMKFGGENSRMLLQLQFHEITDHCTEHYLANH; encoded by the coding sequence ATGACCGATACAAACATACAAGAACAATCGTTTAAAAAATCTGTCAAACTTCAATTGCATACCAAACAAATCAAACGTGGTGAAATGCCCGCATATTATGAAACAACCACACAAGGAATTTTATACAAAAAGGGCACTGCGATCTTTGTCACGTATGAAGAAACGAATCAAAGCGGCTTGGAATCCAGCAAAACTACATTAAAAATCGATCCGCTTCTTAATGAAGTAACAGTCATCCGCTTTGGCGGTACACAAATGCGGTATGTATGGAAACGAGGAACGGTTTCGCATACGTCCTACCAAACACCTTTTGGAACGTTTGATTTGACGATCAAAACAGAACAACTGCAATTTCACTTTGAAGAGAACCTCCAATCAGGTAAATTAAACGTCGAGTATCAAATGAAATTCGGTGGGGAAAACAGTCGCATGTTGTTACAATTACAGTTTCATGAAATCACGGATCATTGCACTGAGCATTACCTGGCAAACCATTAA
- a CDS encoding acetyl-CoA C-acetyltransferase: MGRSVIVSAARTPFGKFGGSLSGLRAVDLGGVVLKAAMERAAVEPEQVDEVIMGMVLQAGAGQIPSRQAARNAGLPWTTPTETINKVCASGLRAVTLADQLIRAHDADVILAGGMESMSNAPYSLPRARFGMRMGDASVVDLMIHDGLRCAFDGVHMAVHGSEVAKEYGITREEQDVYAVRSQQFAISAQKNGIFTEEIVAVEVPGKKGETIRVDADECPRPNTSLDTLRSLPPVFAKDGSITAGNAPGVNDGAGALLVMSEGRAHALGKQPLATILGHAEVGAPAPYIATTPALAIQKLLQKHQLKLSDIDLFELNEAFAAVVLTSGKLLGLNYDKVNVNGGAIAFGHPIGASGARIVMTLIYELRRRGGGLGIAAICSGAAQGDAVLLEVKQ, encoded by the coding sequence ATGGGAAGATCGGTCATAGTGAGTGCGGCACGGACACCATTTGGGAAATTTGGCGGAAGCTTATCCGGTTTGAGGGCGGTTGATTTAGGCGGAGTAGTTTTGAAAGCGGCCATGGAGAGAGCAGCGGTGGAGCCGGAACAGGTCGATGAAGTGATCATGGGCATGGTTTTGCAGGCGGGTGCGGGCCAGATTCCCTCCCGGCAAGCAGCAAGAAACGCCGGACTGCCTTGGACAACGCCTACGGAGACAATCAATAAAGTATGCGCATCCGGGCTAAGGGCAGTGACTTTAGCTGATCAGTTGATTCGTGCACATGATGCGGATGTCATTCTGGCCGGCGGTATGGAAAGCATGTCAAATGCCCCATATTCGCTGCCCAGAGCGAGATTCGGCATGCGCATGGGAGATGCGAGCGTAGTGGATTTGATGATCCACGATGGGTTGCGATGCGCCTTTGACGGTGTTCATATGGCAGTTCACGGCAGTGAAGTGGCAAAAGAATATGGCATTACAAGAGAAGAGCAGGATGTGTATGCGGTGCGCAGCCAACAATTTGCCATCTCGGCGCAAAAGAACGGGATTTTTACGGAGGAAATCGTAGCAGTCGAAGTTCCCGGTAAAAAGGGAGAAACTATACGGGTGGATGCGGATGAATGTCCGCGTCCGAACACTTCCTTAGATACACTGAGGAGCTTGCCTCCCGTGTTTGCGAAAGACGGATCGATTACAGCAGGGAATGCGCCAGGTGTCAATGACGGAGCAGGCGCATTGCTGGTCATGTCGGAGGGAAGGGCGCATGCATTAGGCAAACAGCCTCTTGCGACCATTCTGGGGCATGCGGAGGTGGGTGCTCCTGCACCGTATATAGCTACAACACCTGCTTTGGCAATCCAAAAATTATTGCAAAAACATCAACTAAAACTGAGCGATATCGATTTGTTTGAGTTGAACGAAGCGTTTGCTGCAGTTGTTTTGACAAGCGGTAAACTCCTCGGCCTGAATTACGACAAAGTGAATGTCAATGGCGGAGCCATTGCGTTTGGCCATCCGATTGGCGCAAGCGGAGCCAGGATTGTAATGACATTGATTTATGAATTGCGCAGGCGTGGCGGCGGACTGGGGATCGCAGCCATCTGCAGCGGAGCGGCGCAAGGGGATGCAGTATTGCTGGAAGTGAAGCAGTAA
- a CDS encoding transglycosylase domain-containing protein encodes MNKQTYTPDTYHPVQQNPPSDRKPILLRIILACLIGIVCAGVTCFLYLRYAPLPPNAIIDTSKVYSADGTILTDYVSGGSRVKVPLNKIPKSLQEATLAVEDAHFYDHGALNWRSIARAIWVNLKHGEVEQGGSTITQQLARNLYLTQARTWSRKIREAILSLQLEMHYSKNSILDQYLNVIYYGNGAKGVESAAEFYFGKPVESLDLAESAMIAGIPNGPAIYAPFTLDHGKRDFSNYSNAKLRQKTVLEAMFHQHLITLAQEQQAYQEPLNFSKAKQPESLAPYFTDYVKTTLQTNYGFSKDDLYRGGLNIHSTIDVALQKAAERAIANHIPAGSHLQVALVAMDPQNGDIKAMVGGTNYRQSAYNRVLAPREPGSSFKPVLYLTALQNGFTPATRINSEPTTFLYGTHDQTYEVHNFANIYQHHPIDMREAIARSDNVYAVATGLDTGLNKVIETAKALGIDTNLKSDPMKPYPSLALGVFPVSPLEMARAYSVLANGGELVQPRAFTEIDNAYGSQVIKQEVQKQQVEDPRYTFILTDLMKSVFEQDGTAARIASEITQPAAGKTGTTDTDAWMIGYTPDLVTVVWVGYDKNHLLSATESHLAAPIWADFMHAYEQTTTPKEFAIPTGVTRVQIDPQSGQLATNACPIKEWDYFLDNEAPKETCTLHPAQPQQNPSNHSKHNSWLDSLWNWVTGN; translated from the coding sequence ATGAATAAACAGACATATACTCCCGATACGTATCATCCTGTTCAACAGAATCCGCCAAGTGATCGGAAACCGATACTGCTGCGTATTATTCTGGCATGTTTGATCGGCATTGTATGTGCAGGAGTTACGTGCTTTTTGTATTTGCGATATGCACCTTTGCCTCCAAATGCGATTATTGATACGTCAAAAGTATATAGTGCCGATGGCACCATTCTTACCGATTATGTAAGCGGCGGAAGTCGGGTCAAAGTTCCATTAAACAAAATTCCGAAGAGTCTGCAAGAAGCTACGCTTGCAGTAGAGGATGCTCATTTTTACGATCATGGCGCTTTAAACTGGCGAAGCATTGCCAGGGCTATTTGGGTGAATCTCAAACACGGGGAAGTGGAACAAGGCGGCTCGACCATTACCCAACAGCTGGCACGTAATCTTTACTTAACACAAGCTCGCACATGGTCAAGAAAAATTCGGGAAGCGATTCTCTCATTGCAATTGGAAATGCATTATTCCAAAAATAGCATCCTTGATCAGTATCTAAATGTCATTTATTACGGAAATGGAGCAAAGGGCGTAGAATCTGCAGCGGAATTTTATTTTGGCAAGCCAGTCGAGTCACTGGATCTCGCAGAGTCGGCCATGATTGCCGGCATTCCCAATGGTCCTGCCATTTACGCACCTTTCACATTGGATCATGGCAAACGGGATTTTTCCAACTATTCCAATGCAAAATTGCGCCAAAAAACCGTTTTGGAAGCCATGTTTCATCAACATCTCATCACATTGGCACAGGAACAGCAGGCTTATCAGGAACCATTGAATTTTTCAAAAGCAAAACAACCGGAAAGTTTGGCGCCTTATTTTACCGATTATGTCAAAACAACTTTACAGACGAACTATGGCTTTAGCAAAGATGACCTGTATCGCGGAGGTCTCAATATCCATTCTACGATCGATGTAGCATTACAAAAAGCGGCAGAAAGAGCGATTGCAAATCACATACCGGCCGGCAGTCATCTGCAGGTCGCTCTCGTTGCCATGGATCCGCAAAATGGCGATATAAAAGCGATGGTCGGGGGTACAAATTATCGCCAAAGTGCCTATAACCGCGTATTGGCGCCGAGGGAGCCCGGATCTTCTTTTAAGCCGGTTTTGTATTTGACCGCGCTACAAAATGGATTTACTCCGGCTACCCGCATCAATAGTGAACCGACCACATTTCTTTATGGTACACATGATCAAACATACGAAGTCCATAATTTTGCAAATATTTATCAACATCATCCAATTGATATGCGGGAAGCAATTGCCCGCTCCGATAACGTATATGCAGTTGCTACAGGACTTGATACCGGGTTAAACAAAGTCATCGAGACGGCAAAGGCGTTAGGAATCGATACAAATCTGAAATCAGATCCGATGAAACCTTATCCCTCTTTGGCGCTTGGGGTGTTTCCCGTATCCCCGTTAGAAATGGCGCGCGCATATAGTGTGCTTGCTAACGGGGGCGAACTTGTGCAGCCGCGAGCGTTTACAGAAATTGATAATGCATATGGAAGCCAAGTGATCAAGCAAGAGGTGCAGAAACAGCAGGTAGAAGATCCGCGCTATACGTTTATTCTTACAGATTTAATGAAAAGTGTATTTGAGCAAGACGGAACAGCCGCCCGCATTGCCAGCGAGATTACACAGCCTGCTGCCGGCAAAACGGGAACCACCGATACAGATGCCTGGATGATCGGTTATACACCGGATCTTGTGACTGTGGTATGGGTTGGATATGATAAGAATCATTTATTGTCTGCTACAGAATCCCATTTGGCTGCACCCATTTGGGCAGACTTTATGCATGCGTATGAACAAACGACGACTCCAAAAGAGTTTGCAATACCGACAGGAGTCACACGTGTGCAGATCGACCCACAAAGCGGGCAATTGGCTACAAATGCTTGTCCGATCAAAGAATGGGATTATTTTCTCGACAATGAAGCGCCAAAGGAAACTTGCACGCTTCACCCGGCACAACCACAACAGAATCCATCAAACCATTCGAAGCATAATTCCTGGTTGGATTCCCTTTGGAATTGGGTTACGGGGAACTAG
- the speB gene encoding agmatinase, with the protein MKFDDAYSGNVFIGATSDYGKAQAVIYGMPMDWTTSFRPGTRLGPKRIREVSLGLEEYSPYLDRELGEVAYFDAGDIPLPFGNPARSVEMIRDYVKQLLAHGKLPIGLGGEHLVTWGPVQAVYEKYPNLALVHLDAHTDLREHYEGEPYSHAAVIRKIVDMIGGKNVYQFGIRSGMREEFMFAKENTNFHPFTVLEPLKQRIEELKGRPVYVTIDIDVVDPAFAPGTGTAEAGGITSAEVLQAVHLMKQLNVVGFDLVEVAPVLDPTEQTQILASKIIREALLSFIR; encoded by the coding sequence GTGAAATTTGATGATGCATATTCAGGAAATGTATTTATTGGCGCTACGAGCGACTATGGAAAAGCGCAGGCAGTGATTTATGGCATGCCAATGGATTGGACCACGTCCTTTCGACCGGGAACACGCTTGGGTCCTAAGCGCATTCGCGAGGTGTCCCTCGGTCTGGAAGAGTATAGCCCTTATCTGGATCGGGAACTGGGAGAGGTCGCGTATTTCGACGCCGGAGATATTCCTTTGCCTTTTGGGAATCCGGCTCGAAGCGTAGAGATGATCCGAGATTATGTAAAACAACTGTTGGCGCATGGGAAATTGCCGATCGGACTTGGTGGGGAGCATTTGGTCACATGGGGACCGGTACAAGCCGTATATGAGAAGTATCCTAACCTTGCATTGGTTCATTTGGATGCACACACCGATTTGCGGGAACATTACGAAGGAGAGCCATACTCCCATGCGGCAGTGATTCGGAAAATAGTCGACATGATCGGCGGGAAGAACGTATATCAGTTCGGGATTCGATCCGGAATGCGTGAAGAATTCATGTTTGCGAAGGAGAACACCAATTTTCACCCGTTTACTGTTTTAGAACCTTTAAAGCAGCGAATCGAAGAATTAAAAGGCCGACCTGTGTATGTAACAATCGATATTGATGTGGTAGACCCGGCTTTTGCACCGGGTACGGGAACTGCGGAAGCTGGCGGGATCACATCGGCTGAAGTATTGCAAGCTGTGCATTTGATGAAGCAACTGAATGTTGTCGGGTTTGATCTGGTGGAAGTCGCGCCTGTTTTAGACCCGACAGAACAAACACAGATCCTGGCTTCAAAAATCATTCGGGAAGCCTTGTTGTCGTTTATTCGATAA
- a CDS encoding YheC/YheD family protein — MANSAQKRPEMGKWLLWKFFHSDSAIRPFLPPTKRLSLSTCREFLNRYSAVYLKPAGGWGGKGIIRAWRTQSGYAFIREKGQTYHCKSIEDLYQTITPFLANKVYIVQKAIALAKWKGRPYDIRLMMLRNGEGKWQYAGMLAKVAGEKSIITNIARGRGFVLDVDSAFRHSFGWNQEQILRMKQNMTELGYATCKRFDAYKYYWNIGLDLAIDQKGKLWIIEENTGPALFLFAKLKDQKAYQAIRTIIAGRRKNRKKLTDKK; from the coding sequence ATGGCGAACTCAGCGCAAAAACGACCAGAAATGGGGAAATGGCTGCTTTGGAAATTTTTTCACTCCGACTCTGCCATCCGCCCGTTTCTCCCACCAACCAAACGCCTTTCCCTCTCTACATGCCGAGAGTTTTTAAACAGATATTCGGCTGTTTACCTGAAACCTGCCGGCGGATGGGGAGGTAAAGGAATCATACGCGCTTGGCGTACACAATCCGGCTATGCGTTTATTCGAGAAAAGGGACAGACATATCATTGCAAGTCGATCGAGGATCTCTATCAAACGATCACACCATTTCTGGCGAATAAAGTTTACATTGTCCAAAAGGCAATCGCCCTCGCCAAATGGAAAGGGCGGCCGTATGATATCCGTCTGATGATGCTGCGAAACGGCGAGGGCAAGTGGCAGTACGCAGGAATGCTGGCAAAAGTCGCCGGTGAAAAAAGCATCATCACAAATATTGCTCGCGGACGCGGCTTTGTTTTGGATGTCGACTCCGCATTTCGGCATTCATTCGGATGGAATCAGGAGCAGATTCTCCGCATGAAACAAAACATGACCGAATTGGGATATGCCACTTGCAAACGCTTTGATGCGTATAAATACTATTGGAACATTGGACTCGATCTGGCCATCGATCAGAAAGGGAAATTGTGGATCATCGAAGAAAATACAGGTCCTGCCCTTTTCTTATTTGCAAAATTAAAAGATCAAAAAGCGTATCAAGCGATTCGAACGATCATTGCTGGAAGACGGAAAAATCGAAAAAAATTAACGGATAAAAAATAA
- a CDS encoding acyl-CoA thioesterase: MFSIQLMPRFSETDALGHINNTVVPIWFEAGRVEIFKIFVPDLDTTQWKLIVANINVDYIAQIYMEYEVEIRTGIQKIGNSSFVVYHEAIQKGQVVAKGTAVMVHYDFSEQKSKPIPNELREHLQRHLVANETNE, from the coding sequence ATGTTCAGCATTCAGCTAATGCCCCGATTCTCCGAAACGGACGCCCTCGGCCATATCAATAATACCGTGGTTCCCATATGGTTTGAGGCAGGACGTGTAGAGATTTTCAAAATTTTTGTTCCGGATTTGGATACAACTCAATGGAAATTGATTGTCGCCAATATAAATGTGGACTATATCGCACAAATTTATATGGAATATGAGGTTGAGATTCGAACAGGTATTCAAAAGATTGGGAATTCCAGCTTTGTTGTGTATCATGAAGCGATTCAAAAGGGACAAGTAGTCGCAAAAGGCACCGCAGTAATGGTACATTATGATTTTTCAGAACAAAAAAGCAAGCCCATCCCAAACGAGCTTCGCGAACATTTGCAACGGCATCTTGTGGCAAATGAAACAAACGAGTAG
- a CDS encoding toprim domain-containing protein, translated as MIDSKVLIVEGKTDKERLQKIIDEPVCFICTFGTLSEEKIEQLIVPLHDEDVYIFVDADDSGNALRSRLKQELPNARHLYTRRVYREVAKTPLSYLAEILWKAHFVVHEEYLSGEMTEF; from the coding sequence ATGATCGACTCAAAAGTACTGATAGTTGAAGGAAAGACGGATAAAGAACGCTTGCAAAAGATTATTGATGAGCCAGTTTGCTTTATTTGCACTTTCGGTACTTTAAGTGAAGAAAAAATTGAACAGTTGATTGTCCCGCTGCACGATGAGGATGTGTATATTTTTGTTGATGCCGATGATTCCGGTAATGCCCTGCGAAGCCGATTAAAACAGGAATTGCCGAACGCCCGCCATTTGTATACAAGGCGTGTATATCGGGAAGTTGCCAAGACACCTTTGTCCTATCTTGCAGAAATTTTATGGAAAGCGCATTTTGTAGTCCATGAAGAATATTTGTCAGGAGAGATGACAGAATTCTGA
- a CDS encoding NUDIX hydrolase, which produces MKVLKRLSIVVYRNLPKRFTKYIVRLLSAKHTVGVVGVVWNEKGEVLLLHHTYDEPIRLPGGHMEYGEAPFATIRRELLEEANCSIEPLHILGIESLTRAKFDIFIHCKRIKELPFAVNEEVVAREWYTTDKLKEIDELPSLHYQYILKSQDILKSQAIAER; this is translated from the coding sequence ATGAAAGTCTTAAAGCGATTGAGCATCGTCGTATATCGAAACCTTCCCAAGCGGTTTACAAAATACATCGTACGGCTGCTTTCCGCCAAACATACCGTGGGAGTTGTCGGAGTCGTATGGAATGAAAAAGGAGAAGTCCTTTTGCTGCATCATACTTACGATGAGCCGATCCGTCTGCCCGGCGGACACATGGAATATGGGGAAGCACCTTTTGCAACGATACGCAGGGAATTGCTTGAGGAAGCGAACTGCAGCATTGAGCCATTGCATATTTTGGGGATTGAATCCTTGACCCGGGCTAAGTTCGATATATTTATTCATTGTAAACGAATCAAAGAGCTTCCCTTTGCGGTCAACGAGGAAGTCGTGGCAAGAGAGTGGTACACAACAGACAAGCTAAAGGAAATCGATGAACTGCCGTCGCTGCATTATCAATATATTTTGAAATCACAAGATATATTGAAATCACAAGCAATTGCGGAAAGGTGA